The proteins below are encoded in one region of Hordeum vulgare subsp. vulgare chromosome 3H, MorexV3_pseudomolecules_assembly, whole genome shotgun sequence:
- the LOC123441164 gene encoding WRKY transcription factor WRKY28-like, translating into MEEMGQESSRYPWQDYDLGFGEELMRELLDETAAAAPSPTPTAAGAGCADNSSSSNKGIGDDEEEGGEGPAGRRRESMVNRLMSTVYSGPTLSDIESALSFTGAGAGDPLDGRGKYHYTPSSPVVFSPEKVLGKMENKYTMKIKSCGNGLADDGYKWRKYGQKAIKNSPNPRSYYRCTNPRCNAKKQVERAVDEPDTLVVTYEGLHLHYTYSHFLQHQTTPPPAAAVAASSSKKPKLHPAAGAITDSHHPGSAPVTTTSPPSAAVVPAGAGDSSGDSRGNVSADAGFLLEHAVPNCSSYLFDGDLFSDAGEERRMPSDAGGLLEDMVPLMVRRPSCNSATTTASSSTAVGSPAAPVSSPSPSTSSVSWTPASPYIDMAILSNIF; encoded by the exons ATGGAGGAGATGGGGCAGGAGAGCAGCAGGTATCCATGGCAGGACTACGACCTCGGCTTCGGGGAGGAGCTCATGAGGGAGCTCCTCGAcgagacggcggcggcggcaccgtcgccaacaccaacggcGGCCGGCGCTGGTTGCGCTGATAATTCTTCTTCTTCCAATAAGGGGATtggtgatgatgaggaggaaggtggggaggggccggcgggtaGGCGCCGGGAGTCCATGGTGAACAGGCTCATGTCCACGGTCTACTCCGGGCCCACCCTCAGCGACATCGAGAGCGCCCTCTCCTTCACCGGCGCTGGCGCCGGCGACCCGCTGGACGGCCGCGGCAAGTACCACTACACCCCCTCCAGCCCAGT GGTTTTCTCGCCGGAGAAGGTGCTGGGCAAGATGGAGAACAAGTACACGATGAAGATCAAGAGCTGCGGTAACGGGCTCGCCGACGATGGGTACAAGTGGAGGAAATACGGCCAGAAAGCCATCAAGAACAGCCCCAACCCaag GAGTTACTACCGGTGCACGAACCCGCGGTGCAACGCGAAGAAGCAGGTGGAGCGCGCCGTCGACGAGCCGGACACGCTCGTCGTCACCTACGAAGGCCTCCACCTCCACTACACCTACTCCCACTTCCTCCAGCACCAGACCACACCtccacccgccgccgccgtcgccgcctcaaGCTCCAAGAAGCCCAAGCTGCACCCCGCAGCGGGCGCCATTACAGACTCCCACCACCCCGGGAGCGCCCCTGTGACAACAACCTCGCCGCCCTCTGCCGCCGTCGTCCCTGCCGGCGCCGGGGACAGCAGCGGCGACAGCAGAGGGAACGTGTCAGCCGACGCGGGCTTCCTGCTGGAGCACGCGGTGCCCAACTGCTCGTCGTATCTGTTCGACGGCGACTTGTTTAGTGATGCCGGTGAGGAGCGGCGGATGCCAAGCGACGCCGGCGGGCTCCTGGAGGACATGGTGCCTCTGATGGTCCGTAGGCCTTCTTGCAACTCGGCGACCACGACGGCCAGCTCGTCGACGGCGGTCGGCTCGCCCGCGGCGCCTGTGTCCTCGCCGTCCCCCTCCACGTCGTCCGTGTCCTGGACCCCCGCGTCGCCGTACATCGACATGGCCATCCTCTCCAACATCTTCTAG